CCCAGGAAGCTTGGATTACCTTACCCTTACTTTCAATTTACTAATCCAAATAGACAAGTTCTATTCTCCAAATAATTGACAGCAGAACGTGAATCTAAGAATTAAGCGCCTTGATGAAATGGTACAGGAAACCAAACAGCAGGACTCCAAAGAAACAAGTGAATacatacatatgtgtgtgtgtgtgtgtgtgtgtgtgtgtataagaAAACAAACTGGCATATTAAGTCAAGATAGCACATCCGTCATCAATAAGCGAAACAAAATGTACATACATATCCACCCaattaaaaattgaggaaaaaacAAAGACCAGTAAACACAGCAATacaaatggagagagagaaagagaaaaagaaaaacatcagCGCATTGCCCAGCAAACATCTGCAATTCTGCATTCTTTCTTCCTTATACAGGTCTACCGCACAAACacttaagaattaaaaatagaacATAAAACACAAACGCAAAGATTACAAGCCAACCTCAAAACCAAATCCaccaaacaataacaaaattacaaagggaaaaaaacaaaaacaaaaaaaagagcatcaacaaaacaaaatttaatcgGAAGCTTGTAGAGCACAGATCCCCAATTTTACCCGCCTCATTCGCCGCAACGTCGTAAACTATTCTAAAACAGCTACGTAAAGACACACCcacattaattttgaaaaatattgctACCGATCATTAAGACAGATACAACAAAAAATCGAATAACCGGTTCAAGAGAACGAAACAAACACAGAATCACGACGGATTGAAGAAGTACCTAACGGATGAGAAACAAGATACGAGGATCGATGAATCCCGAGCCCACCGACCGATCGAGGTCGAAAATTGAGCGAGCAGCAGGGCGGATGGGGATCAGGAGAGAGGTTTCTTCTGCGAATCCAAGCTCTATTTGTCTCTAAATCCACGCCTTCGTCATCGTATTTGATCCATTTCGCTCACCGGTTTGTCGTGTAGAGATAAACGAAATGGAGCCgtcgaagagagagagagagagagtggggggTCAGTATTAAGCGAAATTTAATTGGAAATGATTCGAATCTCTCTGTGACTCTCAGGACTTTTCCGGTTAGTACAATTTTTATCAGAATCCGATGCTGGGGATGGGAAGGGGAGTCGGTTAAACCATTCTGGGCCGTCCGATTATTTTGACAAATGGTTGAAGAAATCATTTCCATCGGACGCTCTAGGATTGCCCATCAGCCTCTGCTCCCTTGGATAAGATTGCAATGGCACAGCACGAGAGATGGGGATTTAAAGCGTATATATTTAGTTATAGTTAAAAGTTAATCAacactaattaaaaaataacaatattatttaaaatttgaagttaatttaaattatttttaaaaataaattatacctAAATCCCTtccctaaatatttttatagtttaatttttcactCAATCACTCCTTCcgttaataaaataataagttatattaaatttaaatttaatcaaaaattaatatatatatatatatcaccaacaaaataaaaaaacgaaAAGATATGACTTATGATACCGGATTCAAGTAAAATGAGGATGTAAACTTCAagatgtttttttcttttactaataTAAGCGAAATAATAGAAAATCAGCTAAACACACTCGCTATTTTTAGAGTTAATAAATTCAAATCATAGTTGCAAGGAAAATTTtgagtattaaaaaatatgtgaCGATCTAATCACACTTGCTATCGATGGGATATTTGCTTTTGATATAATTCAAGAAATAGCCATCTCATTTTCTTACTTCTTCttaattcattaactttaaaattagtTTTCGAGGTCATATAATATCATCTTCAATCAATTTCTattatatctaaaattttatttatttaaaaaaaagagtaaattgtgaaactaatttaattttattatggaCGAATGATGAGAATTGAACCCATAACCAAATGATAATGAGAACTCATTCGGACACGAATTCTCATAATTCAGTAGCAATGATTAATGTTCGATGAGTTCTAACGAAGCCAGATCTAAGCCATCATCCAAATTTaagtttcaattattttattattatataaattaactgaatataaattaatttatataatatactttgcatcaaacacatatatatattaaaaaataaaaaatgatgccAATGGGTGACGAAAACAGTACACAATCCAGGATTAATGGGCCAAACTTGCTGCAATTTTGGGCTTCATTTCATGGCCCAATGACGAAGTTCCCCTTACAGGTACACGGCCTATGGTTTGTAGTTTTGTCTCGTGGTTTTattctttataaatttaaataagatttatctattttaaatcagagattcaattttataattataaaaatatattataaaattttaggcTATCGACCGTGTCTATGATGTATGAAAACTCCTTAAGAGTGTCGTTTCGACATTTCTTCTTTCGAAACttcaaaaaatactaaaaaatatatttttaagtctttttataattttaataatattttaaaattatttgatcaggtttgattattttattgtatatttttttaatttattatttatttttaattaataagttatgatttattgatgataaaatttatatttatatttgattaaatatattatgaaatttatgtttatttatatattaaataattatttttatattaaaattatatttataaaaaaaattctatatttgttttatcttaGCATTTACGTTTTTTGcttccattttcatttcatataaaaaaaattctatatttgtttgatagctttaattttcatttcaaatcaATCCCgttttagatttaaaattattaaaaattttgatcatGATTTAATCAATTGGATTTAAActgaatgaaaaaaataaaaaataaaaataattgaattataatTTCTTAGTCAGCAAACAGATTTGTGAATTGTTAagtgagttttaattttattattataaaaatacaaataaaaaaaagaagaagtaaaacaaaaataatgacCATTTTTTGGCGTGTTGCCAGCGGGGCGGATGACGTCACTCCGACGCAGGCAGTCACGTGCAACCGAGGTAAACGACCACGCGCGCACGGTCGTATTTAAGCATCTCCTCCACTGAGATTCTTCCTTTCCCAGACAAAATCCTCTGATCTGATTTGGTCAGATCAGTTCCAAATCCCGATTccccaagaaaagaaaagaaaatcggCGAGAAAATGGATTCTCGAGCTTTGGCGGCTTTGCTTTCATCTCTCGTCTCCGAAATCCTCCTCCTACTGTTACTCTTCCCGTCAGCCAATCCCCTCGCCACATCCACCGATTCCACTTCCTGTTCGaatcttcttcctctcatccACCACGTCCAGTCCTTTTCGGAAATCGCCGCCACCGTCGCGATACTGTCCAGTTCCAGAAAGCGAAAACGAGGCCATTGCACGGACCTAAATTCGACGGACGACGACGATGAGGAGGAGCCCGGTCCGGGGTTGAGTCGACTCGGCGGGGTCGACTCGGCGATCCCTCGGGACCCAGACTCGTTCCGGCTCTGCTTCAGGATGAGTCCCTCGACGTTCGAGTGGCTCGCCGGCCTCCTCGAGCCGCTGCTCGAGTGTCGCGACCCGGTCGGCTCGCCGCTCAATCTGTCACCCGAGACTCGGCTCGGAATCGGCCTCTTCCGGCTCTCGACCGGCGCGGATTACCCCGAGATCTCCCGCCGGTTCCGCGTGTCGCCGCCGGCCATCAAGTTCTGCGTCAAGCAATTCTGCCGGGTGCTATGCACCAATTTCCGGTTCTGGGTCGGGTATCCCAGCGCCAACGAACTCCAATCCGTCTCCGCCGCATTCGAAACCCTCACCGGAATGCCCAATTGCTGTGGAGTCATCGACTGTACCAGATTCAAAATTCTGACGAACAATTCCGAATCCTGTGTTGCGGCGCAGATAGTAGTGGATTCATCGTCTCGAATCCTGAGCATTGTTGCAGGTTTCCGGGGAGACAAAGCCGATTCAATAGTTCTTAAATCCTCAACTTTGTACAAAGACATTGAAGGCGGGAGTTTGTTGGACTCACCGCCGGTGTACATAAACGGCGTTGCTGTGCCTCAGTATCTGGTCGGCGATTCAGACTACCCCTTACTACCTTGGTTGCTGGTGCCATTTTCTGATCCGGTTCCCGGCTCTTTGGAAGAAAATTTCAACGAGGCTCATCGTTCGATGAGATTATCGGCGCTTAAGACTATATCCAACTTGAAGCACTGGGGGGTTTTGAACAAGCCAATTGAAGCAGAGTTCAAGATTGCAGTGGCTTATATCGGTGCTTGTTCAATCTTGCACAATGTTTTGCTTATGAGGGAGGATTATTCGGATTCCTCTGATGGATTGGTTGATTGCACATTAGATGACGAGAGCTCTCGGTTCCATGGGGATACTAGTATGGAGGAGAATTCAATTGAGGGGAAGGCTTCAGTTATAAGAAGTGCATTGGCTACAAGGGCCGCAGAGATCCATAAGTCGGACCGATGAATAGTTTATGGTAGTTCGAGGCAGTCACAAATTGATtaagaaaataaggaatttgTGAATTTGAGGTTAGGCTGTTGACAGCATTCTCTAGATAGGTAATTGAACATTACTCTGATAATGCCTCACTGAATTTAACCTTAATTGATTCTTGAAGGTTGTCTCTGCATTCTTTTGGCAATTGGCCTTGGAAGGTGGCCAATCTTTTGTTATTTCCCTAGTGGAAAGTAAGGCTTCTTTTCGTTGTCAGTCatgtaaatatatttatcaGTTTTGTGAAAGTTTTTCCTTTTGATAATGGGAAAATCTTAACTTCACGCCACATTTGCTTTTGGAAGACAAAAGTGCAGTATAAAGCTGTTTATTATTTCATTCCTTTGGTGATTTAATTTGTCTATAAATGATCATCTTCCCAATGAAATCTGTTATTTGGCTCTGGAATTGATAGCCCTTATACCGACTTCTACTTCATAGCATCCTCGTTTTCTGTTTAAAGCTTAACCTGTTTCTCATTTAAAATTGTGATTAAATACTAAAGATGAGACTAGCACAGGTAATTAAAGCCT
This window of the Diospyros lotus cultivar Yz01 chromosome 5, ASM1463336v1, whole genome shotgun sequence genome carries:
- the LOC127801324 gene encoding protein ALP1-like, translating into MDSRALAALLSSLVSEILLLLLLFPSANPLATSTDSTSCSNLLPLIHHVQSFSEIAATVAILSSSRKRKRGHCTDLNSTDDDDEEEPGPGLSRLGGVDSAIPRDPDSFRLCFRMSPSTFEWLAGLLEPLLECRDPVGSPLNLSPETRLGIGLFRLSTGADYPEISRRFRVSPPAIKFCVKQFCRVLCTNFRFWVGYPSANELQSVSAAFETLTGMPNCCGVIDCTRFKILTNNSESCVAAQIVVDSSSRILSIVAGFRGDKADSIVLKSSTLYKDIEGGSLLDSPPVYINGVAVPQYLVGDSDYPLLPWLLVPFSDPVPGSLEENFNEAHRSMRLSALKTISNLKHWGVLNKPIEAEFKIAVAYIGACSILHNVLLMREDYSDSSDGLVDCTLDDESSRFHGDTSMEENSIEGKASVIRSALATRAAEIHKSDR